One Capsicum annuum cultivar UCD-10X-F1 chromosome 2, UCD10Xv1.1, whole genome shotgun sequence genomic window carries:
- the LOC107859920 gene encoding agamous-like MADS-box protein TM6: protein MGRGKIQIKKIENSTNRQVTYSKRRNGIFKKARELTVLCDAKIFIIMFSSTKKYHEYTSPNTTTKKMLDQYQSTLGVDIWSTQYEKMQENLKRLKVINNKLRREIRQRTGEDMSGLNLQELCQLQESISESVAEIRERKYHVIKGQTNTFKKKVKNLEQQHGNLVLDLEANSEDSKYGVVENEEHYNSAVAFANGVQNLYAFRLQSLRPNLQDEGGFGSRDLRMS, encoded by the exons ATGGGTCGTGGAAAGATTCAGATCAAGAAGATAGAAAACTCGACAAACAGACAGGTCACTTACTCCAAGAGAAGAAATGGTATTTTCAAGAAAGCTAGAGAACTTACTGTCCTTTGTGACGCTAAGATCTTTATCATCATGTTCTCCAGCACCAAGAAATATCATGAGTACACCAGCCCCAACACTAC GACAAAAAAGATGTTAGATCAGTATCAGAGTACACTTGGAGTTGATATTTGGAGCACGCAGTACGAG aAAATGCAAGAAAACTTGAAGAGATTGAAAGTGATCAATAACAAGCTAAGAAGAGAAATAAG GCAGAGAACAGGGGAAGACATGAGTGGCCTCAATTTGCAGGAACTGTGCCAATTGCAGGAGAGCATCTCTGAATCTGTAGCTGAGATTCGTGAAAGAAAG TACCACGTGATCAAAGGTCAAACAAACACCTTCAAGAAAAAG GTTAAGAACTTAGAACAGCAACATGGAAACCTCGTACTTGACTTG GAAGCAAACAGTGAAGATTCAAAGTATGGTGTAGTGGAAAATGAGGAGCATTACAACTCTGCTGTGGCATTTGCTAATGGAGTACAAAATCTTTATGCTTTTCGTCTACAATCGTTGCGCCCAAATCTTCAAGACGAAGGAGGATTTGGTTCTCGTGATCTACGCATGTCTTAA
- the LOC107859922 gene encoding uncharacterized protein LOC107859922, with amino-acid sequence MALSGFSLSKTTTPFLTNLPHPPPKNAQRASAFLMPITDLTLTQIRTLHLFRFHHPRFLSSRNIAALKTPMAEEAINKATIKSTVDNKSTVESAMNNITESEKKNEEESKVTIPPPPEKPLPDDCCGSGCVRCVWDMYYEELEEYNKLYKSNPDVKSS; translated from the coding sequence ATGGCCCTCTCTGGATTCTCCTTGTCCAAAACAACAACACCATTCCTCACCAATCTTCCCCATCCGCCACCGAAAAATGCCCAACGCGCATCGGCCTTTCTCATGCCTATAACAGATCTGACTTTAACACAAATCCGCACCCTCCATCTGTTCCGATTCCATCACCCTAGATTCCTATCCAGCCGTAATATCGCTGCACTCAAAACTCCGATGGCTGAGGAAGCGATTAACAAGGCCACCATAAAGTCAACGGTGGATAACAAGAGTACCGTAGAGTCAGCGATGAATAACATAACGGAATCggagaagaagaatgaggaagaatCAAAGGTTACGATTCCGCCGCCGCCGGAGAAGCCGTTGCCGGACGATTGTTGCGGGAGTGGATGTGTTAGATGCGTGTGGGACATGTATTATGAAGAACTCGAGGAATACAATAAGCTTTACAAGAGTAATCCAGATGTTAAGTCTTCTTAG
- the LOC107859921 gene encoding aldehyde dehydrogenase family 3 member F1: MDGVHEDVLGELRKTFSSGRTRGVTWRKAQLQGILKLLVEKEEEIFEALKQDLGKHPVESFRDEVGVVKKSATNALRCVEKWMAPQKGRMPLVFFPARGAVVSEPLGVVLIFASWNFPISLALDPVIGAISAGNTIVLKPSDLAPKCSSFLVNTIPLYLDPEAIKVVEGGKEVAEQLLQLKWDKIFFTGSPQVGRLIMSAAAKHLTPVTLELGGKCPTIFDTLSNSSDLQVAVKRVAGGKWGSCNGQACIGIDYVLVETQFAPVLIELLKKYIKKFHGENLKTLKNLARIVNKHHFDRVHNLLKDPKVAAAVVYGGSVDEKNMAIEPTILLNPPLDADIMTEEIFGPLLPIITLNNIEESIQFINSRPKPLAIYAFTKNESLKEKILQETSSGSLTFNDAVIQFICDILPFGGVGQSGHGRYHGKYSFDTFSHEKAVLHRSFLIELEPRYPPWNDFKMEFVSLAYDYNYVGLILLLLGLRRIFRTNRRQ, translated from the exons ATGGATGGAGTTCACGAGGACGTGTTGGGTGAACTGAGGAAAACATTCAGTAGTGGAAGAACAAGAGGGGTTACATGGAGGAAAGCACAGCTTCAAGGTATTTTAAAGCTACttgttgaaaaagaagaagagatcttTGAAGCACTTAAACAGGATCTTGGAAAGCACCCCGTTGAATCTTTTCGTGATGAA GTTGGTGTGGTGAAGAAATCAGCTACGAATGCATTGCGTTGTGTTGAGAAGTGGATGGCCCCTCAGAAG GGCCGAATGCCATTAGTTTTCTTTCCAGCAAGAGGGGCTGTAGTCTCAGAGCCGCTGGGAGTAGTGCTCATTTTTGCATCCTGGAATTTTCCCATCT CTCTAGCCTTAGATCCAGTAATTGGAGCAATTTCGGCTGGAAACACCATCGTTCTCAAACCTTCAGATCTAGCACCAAAATGCTCCTCTTTTCTAGTCAATACAATACCTCTATACTTGGATCCAGAAGCTATTAAAGTTGTTGAAGGTGGAAAAGAAGTGGCAGAACAGCTATTGCAACTAAAATGGGACAAGATATTTTTTACTG GTAGTCCACAAGTTGGGCGCCTCATAATGTCAGCAGCTGCAAAGCATTTAACACCTGTAACTCTAGAGCTGGGTGGAAAATGTCCTACCATCTTTGACACACTATCTAATTCCTCTGATTTACAG GTGGCTGTCAAGAGGGTAGCGGGTGGCAAGTGGGGTTCATGCAATGGACAAGCATGCATTGGAATCGATTATGTGCTCGTGGAAACACAATTTGCTCCCGTTCTG ATTGAACTATTGAAGAAGTACATCAAGAAATTTCATGGTGAAAACCTAAAAACTTTGAAAAATCTCGCCAGAATCGTGAACAAGCACCACTTTGATAGAGTACACAATCTTCTGAAAGATCCAAAAGTTGCAGCAGCTGTTGTTTATGGAGGCTCAGTAGATGAGAAAAATAT GGCCATTGAGCCAACAATCTTGTTGAATCCTCCACTTGATGCTGATATCATGACTGAAGAAATATTTGGCCCATTGCTTCCAATCATCACA CTGAATAATATTGAAGAAAGCATTCAGTTCATAAACTCGAGGCCAAAACCTCTTGCAATATATGCATTTACCAAGAACGAGTCATTGAAGGAGAAGATCTTGCAGGAAACATCTTCCGGAAGTCTGACTTTCAATGATGCTGTAATTCAG TTTATATGTGACATATTACCATTCGGAGGCGTTGGTCAGAGTGGTCATGGACGTTACCATGGGAAGTACTCTTTTGACACATTTAGTCATGAAAAAGCAGTTCTACATAGGAGCTTCTTAATTGAGTTGGAACCAAGGTATCCTCCATGGAATGATTTCAAGATGGAGTTTGTCAGTTTGGCTTACGACTATAACTATGTTGGGCTTATACTGCTCTTGCTTGGGTTGAGAAGAATATTCAGAACAAACCGCAGGCAGTAG